A genomic stretch from Kribbella amoyensis includes:
- a CDS encoding SURF1 family protein has product MRRLLNTRWIGTALVILVLSVACVQLGRWQLHRLDERTARNHVTTSNLAAAPTGLDQIVGPDRVVGQQHDWRTAVVTGRYDATKQVVVRYRNVNDKPGFEIVTPLVLADGSAILVDRGFLPREGGKLAPATVPPVPAGEVTVTGRLRRSEHGGHTSGGTPVDGTARLINGPEYAPVLGLKLYDGYLTVDHQEPAADPAFGGFPGPEIDSGPHFFYALQWFFFALLAIGGLVYFSRQDVRGDDSGDEGEEGEDDPEPVPAGPADRGLRADRGPADGGPGRD; this is encoded by the coding sequence GTGCGTCGTTTGCTCAACACCCGCTGGATCGGGACCGCGCTCGTCATTCTGGTGCTGTCGGTGGCCTGCGTGCAGCTCGGTCGCTGGCAACTGCATCGCCTGGACGAGCGGACGGCGCGCAACCACGTGACCACGAGCAACCTGGCCGCCGCGCCGACCGGTCTGGACCAGATCGTCGGGCCGGACCGGGTGGTCGGTCAGCAGCACGACTGGCGGACCGCGGTGGTCACCGGCCGGTACGACGCGACCAAACAGGTGGTCGTGCGGTACCGGAACGTGAACGACAAGCCGGGTTTCGAGATCGTCACCCCCCTCGTCCTGGCCGACGGCTCCGCGATCCTCGTCGATCGCGGTTTCCTGCCCCGCGAAGGCGGCAAGCTCGCACCGGCCACCGTCCCCCCGGTACCGGCGGGCGAGGTGACCGTCACGGGCCGCCTGCGCCGCAGCGAACACGGCGGCCACACCAGCGGTGGTACGCCGGTCGACGGCACCGCCCGGCTCATCAACGGGCCGGAGTACGCCCCGGTGCTCGGGCTGAAGCTGTACGACGGGTACCTGACCGTGGACCACCAGGAGCCGGCCGCGGATCCGGCCTTCGGTGGATTCCCCGGTCCCGAGATCGATTCCGGGCCACACTTCTTCTACGCGCTGCAATGGTTCTTCTTCGCCCTCCTGGCCATTGGCGGCTTGGTGTATTTCTCCAGACAGGACGTGCGCGGTGACGACTCCGGCGACGAAGGTGAAGAAGGCGAAGACGATCCCGAACCGGTCCCGGCCGGACCGGCGGATCGAGGACTACGCGCTGATCGGGGACCTGCAGACGGCGGCCCTGGTCGGGACTGA
- a CDS encoding glycoside hydrolase family 15 protein, protein MKKAKTIPNRSRPDRRIEDYALIGDLQTAALVGTDGSIDWLCFPRFDSPACFAALLGDDGNGHWRIAPRDADATSNRHYREGTLVLETEWSTASGSVRVIDFMPLRGAAPDLVRIVQGISGTVSMRSEIRLRFDYGHVVPWVRHLDGRVVAIAGPDAVSLRSDIHQYGRDFATYGDFEISPGETAWFVLTWHPSHEPVPKPPDALASLAPTERFWTEWIAQATDSGDLAEEVTRSLLTLKALTYAPSGGIVAAPTTSLPESLGGPRNWDYRYCWLRDATMALAAMLRFGYSDEAHAWRNWLLRAIAGSPEDLQIMYGVTGERRLSEFEAPWLPGFAGSSPVRIGNAAAEQLQIDVYGEVMDVLALARESVIGPSDDAWALQRGLMQHLDTVWSEPDEGIWEVRGDRQHFTYSKVMAWVAYDRAARAVERFGMSGPAKRWRATCNQLHQQICTEAFDTDRNTFTQAYGSKALDAAVLLIPQVGFLPADDARVVGTVDAIQRELSVDGFVQRYLTDTVDDGLSSGEGSFLICSFWLADALALIGRIGEARNLYAKLVALRNDVGLLAEEYDPTNKRMLGNFPQAFSHLGLVNTAWHLNAAEPGSALRPSAY, encoded by the coding sequence GTGAAGAAGGCGAAGACGATCCCGAACCGGTCCCGGCCGGACCGGCGGATCGAGGACTACGCGCTGATCGGGGACCTGCAGACGGCGGCCCTGGTCGGGACTGACGGCTCGATCGACTGGCTCTGCTTCCCCCGGTTCGACTCCCCCGCGTGTTTCGCCGCGCTGCTCGGCGACGACGGCAACGGGCACTGGCGGATCGCGCCGCGGGACGCCGACGCGACCAGCAACCGGCACTACCGCGAGGGCACGCTGGTCCTGGAGACCGAGTGGTCCACGGCGAGCGGCTCGGTCCGGGTGATCGACTTCATGCCGTTGCGGGGCGCCGCGCCCGACCTGGTCCGGATCGTCCAGGGCATCAGCGGCACCGTCTCGATGCGCTCCGAGATCCGGCTCCGGTTCGACTACGGCCACGTGGTGCCCTGGGTCCGGCACCTGGACGGACGGGTGGTCGCGATCGCGGGCCCGGACGCGGTCTCGCTGCGCAGCGACATCCACCAGTACGGCCGCGACTTCGCCACGTACGGCGACTTCGAGATCAGCCCGGGTGAGACCGCCTGGTTCGTGCTGACCTGGCATCCCTCGCACGAGCCGGTGCCGAAGCCGCCCGACGCGCTCGCCTCGCTCGCGCCGACCGAGCGGTTCTGGACCGAGTGGATCGCGCAGGCGACCGACTCCGGCGACCTGGCCGAGGAGGTCACCCGATCCCTGCTCACGCTCAAGGCGCTCACCTACGCCCCGTCCGGCGGGATCGTCGCCGCTCCGACCACGTCGCTGCCCGAGTCGCTCGGCGGACCACGGAACTGGGACTACCGGTACTGCTGGTTGCGCGACGCAACGATGGCGCTGGCGGCGATGCTCCGGTTCGGGTACTCCGACGAGGCGCACGCCTGGCGGAACTGGCTGCTCCGGGCGATCGCCGGTTCGCCCGAGGACCTGCAGATCATGTACGGCGTGACGGGTGAGCGCCGGCTGTCCGAGTTCGAGGCGCCGTGGTTGCCCGGGTTCGCCGGCTCGTCCCCGGTACGGATCGGGAACGCGGCCGCCGAGCAGCTGCAGATCGACGTGTACGGCGAGGTGATGGACGTGCTCGCGCTGGCCCGGGAGAGCGTGATCGGGCCGAGCGACGACGCGTGGGCGTTGCAACGCGGGCTGATGCAGCACCTCGACACGGTCTGGTCGGAACCCGACGAGGGGATCTGGGAGGTCCGCGGCGACCGCCAGCACTTCACGTACTCGAAGGTGATGGCCTGGGTCGCGTACGACCGGGCCGCCCGCGCGGTCGAGCGGTTCGGGATGAGCGGGCCGGCCAAGCGCTGGCGGGCGACCTGCAACCAGCTGCACCAGCAGATCTGTACCGAGGCGTTCGACACCGACCGCAACACGTTCACCCAGGCGTACGGCAGCAAGGCGCTCGACGCCGCGGTCCTGCTGATCCCCCAGGTCGGGTTCCTGCCGGCCGACGATGCGCGCGTGGTCGGCACGGTCGACGCGATCCAGCGCGAGCTGTCGGTCGACGGGTTCGTCCAGCGGTACCTGACCGACACGGTGGACGACGGGCTGTCGTCCGGTGAGGGCTCGTTCCTGATCTGCAGCTTCTGGCTGGCCGACGCGCTCGCGCTGATCGGCCGGATCGGCGAGGCGCGCAACCTGTACGCGAAGCTGGTTGCCCTCCGCAATGACGTGGGCCTGCTCGCGGAGGAGTACGACCCGACGAACAAGCGGATGCTGGGGAACTTCCCGCAGGCCTTCTCGCACCTCGGCCTGGTCAACACCGCCTGGCACCTGAACGCCGCCGAACCAGGAAGCGCGCTCCGCCCGTCCGCGT
- a CDS encoding DUF3099 domain-containing protein: MQRRHERDAETVISVTSAQPGRSEDLDSRIVRYAWMMSLRIVCFVLAVLTPSPWRWMFIVGAVFLPSVAVVLANAHKTRKLSAGEAFVAPDRPQLQGPAGPVVSGDPGPGSDTKK, encoded by the coding sequence ATGCAGCGACGACATGAGCGGGACGCCGAAACGGTCATCTCGGTGACCAGTGCGCAGCCCGGCCGCTCCGAGGATCTGGACAGCCGCATCGTCCGGTACGCCTGGATGATGTCGCTGCGGATCGTCTGCTTCGTGCTGGCGGTGCTGACGCCGTCGCCGTGGCGGTGGATGTTCATCGTCGGGGCGGTGTTCCTGCCCTCGGTCGCGGTGGTGCTGGCGAACGCGCACAAGACCCGGAAGCTGTCCGCCGGCGAGGCCTTCGTGGCCCCGGACCGGCCGCAGTTGCAGGGTCCGGCCGGGCCGGTCGTCTCCGGCGATCCGGGGCCGGGATCCGACACCAAAAAGTGA
- the moaA gene encoding GTP 3',8-cyclase MoaA: MRTTTQPGLADNYGRVATDLRVSLTDRCNLRCTYCMPEEGLDWLAKPELLTDDEIVRLVTVAVTRLGVDEIRFTGGEPLLRRGLVGIVDRTTALEPRPQVSLTTNGIGLARQAEALAAAGLDRVNVSLDTIRPDTFQQLTRRDRLKDVLAGLEAAQAAGLTPVKVNAVLMRGLNDDQAPELLQFCLDHGYELRFIEQMPLDAQHGWNRATMVTADEILALLGDRFGLAPTDAAARGSAPAESFTVQGGPQTVGIIASVTRPFCGDCDRVRLTADGQVRDCLFARTESDLRTALRDGASDEDLADRWRKAMRGKLPGHGIADPSFLQPARPMSAIGG; encoded by the coding sequence GTGAGGACCACCACGCAGCCGGGCCTGGCGGACAACTACGGCAGGGTCGCCACCGACCTCAGGGTCTCCCTGACGGACCGGTGCAACCTGCGCTGCACGTACTGCATGCCCGAGGAAGGCCTGGACTGGCTGGCCAAACCCGAGCTGCTCACCGACGACGAGATCGTCCGCCTGGTCACCGTCGCGGTGACCCGGCTCGGCGTCGACGAGATCCGCTTCACCGGCGGCGAACCGCTGCTGCGCCGCGGCCTGGTCGGCATCGTCGACCGCACCACCGCGCTCGAGCCGCGCCCGCAGGTGTCGCTGACGACCAACGGCATCGGGCTCGCCCGGCAGGCCGAGGCACTCGCCGCGGCCGGGCTGGACCGGGTCAACGTCAGCCTCGACACGATCCGCCCGGACACCTTCCAGCAACTGACCCGCCGGGACCGGCTGAAGGACGTCCTGGCCGGGCTGGAGGCGGCGCAGGCGGCCGGTCTGACCCCGGTCAAGGTCAATGCGGTGCTGATGCGCGGGCTGAACGACGACCAGGCGCCCGAACTGCTGCAGTTCTGCCTGGACCACGGGTACGAGCTGCGCTTCATCGAGCAGATGCCGCTGGACGCGCAGCACGGCTGGAACCGGGCCACGATGGTCACCGCGGACGAGATCCTCGCGCTACTCGGCGACCGGTTCGGTCTGGCCCCGACGGACGCGGCGGCCCGCGGAAGTGCGCCGGCCGAGTCCTTCACGGTCCAGGGTGGTCCGCAGACCGTCGGGATCATCGCCAGCGTCACCCGGCCGTTCTGCGGTGACTGCGACCGGGTCCGGCTGACGGCCGACGGTCAGGTCCGGGATTGTCTGTTCGCGCGGACCGAGTCGGATCTGCGGACGGCGCTGCGGGACGGCGCGAGCGACGAGGACCTCGCGGACCGCTGGCGGAAGGCGATGCGCGGGAAGTTGCCGGGGCACGGCATCGCGGACCCGAGTTTCCTGCAGCCGGCCCGGCCGATGTCGGCGATCGGTGGCTGA